A single genomic interval of Aedes aegypti strain LVP_AGWG chromosome 1, AaegL5.0 Primary Assembly, whole genome shotgun sequence harbors:
- the LOC5578988 gene encoding E3 ubiquitin-protein ligase TRAIP, with protein sequence MAFFCTICTDVFPSSVDIHVTPCGHAFHYFCILQWLERSKTCPECRSKCIAKSLIKLYMNITTNVDNPGDNAMLMQNLENLKLSLREKDTKLKNLEESQAAHRLERKKMTKMVASLEGTIKGQNYILSTQRHEMDQLRAEQTAHQRLKDEMKNMRSKMQLMKTVKMAIESSTKEIEDLVASNSEPQTLAVLVTSLKRELQASEFERNELRDRIKKYQNDQHTERAKCIALEDKLSMLDTEMYRLQCEVNALSKRKANTDEDPSDSSVVLNTPDQPVERKRKFGEFDMNKSTPVSDNVRNIIESDFPFLPIKASAFGLHPVLFQKGLSAATLSRKESTTGTALTKTTSVLSDKVSGSFRPAKHFSIPSTSSSNLVGGLQKKENAPSVLVPLSTHRIVTIKRGMKRKAASSSNLADSNTSPDDFLELY encoded by the exons ATGGCCTTCTTTTGCACTATTTGCACTGATGTGTTTCCTTCATCGGTGGATATCCACGTGACGCCCTGTGGCCATGCCTTTCACTAC TTTTGTATTCTTCAGTGGCTGGAGCG ATCGAAGACATGCCCGGAGTGTCGAAGCAAATGCATTGCCAAAAGCTTGATCAAGTTGTACATGAACATCACCACCAATGTGGACAATCCCGGGGACAATGCAATGCTGATGCAGAACTTGGAAAACCTGAAACTGTCGTTACGGGAGAAGGATACGAAGCTGAAGAACCTGGAGGAATCGCAAGCCGCTCACAGACTGGAGCGCAAAAAGATGACGAAAATGGTGGCCTCGTTGGAGGGTACGATCAAAGGTCAAAACTACATTCTCTCCACGCAGAGGCACGAAATGGATCAGCTAAGGGCGGAACAGACTGCCCATCAACGACTTAAggatgaaatgaaaaatatgcGAAGTAAGATGCAGCTAATGAAGACGGTGAAAATGGCCATTGAGTCCAGTACCAAAGAGATCGAGGATCTAGTAGCGAGCAATAGCGAACCTCAAACGCTGGCCGTGTTGGTGACGTCGTTGAAGCGAGAACTGCAGGCCAGTGAGTTCGAAAGGAACGAGCTTCGCGATCGGATCAAAAAGTACCAGAATGATCAGCACACGGAGCGCGCCAAGTGCATAGCCCTGGAAGACAAACTATCCATGTTGGATACTGAGATGTACCGACTGCAATGTGAAGTAAACGCTTTATCCAAGCGGAAGGCCAATACTGACGAAGATCCTTCGGACAGCAGCGTAGTACTGAACACGCCCGATCAACCCGTggagaggaaacgaaaattcgGTGAATTCGATATGAACAAATCCACTCCGGTGTCGGACAACGTGCGCAACATCATTGAATCGGATTTCCCATTTCTCCCTATTAAAGCCTCCGCCTTCGGTCTGCATCCAGTATTGTTCCAAAAGGGGCTCAGCGCGGCAACGTTGAGTAGAAAAGAATCCACCACCGGAAcagccctcacgaaaaccaccAGCGTTCTAAGCGATAAGGTTTCTGGTAGCTTTCGACCAGCGAAACACTTCTCCATTCCGTCGACCTCCTCCTCCAATCTAGTGGGGGGACTGCAGAAGAAGGAAAATGCGCCAAGTGTGCTGGTGCCGCTTTCTACCCACCGAATCGTGACCATCAAACGAGGGATGAAACGAAAGGCGGCCTCCAGTTCGAACCTGGCCGACTCAAACACCTCTCCGGATGATTTTCTGGAACTTTACTAG